One Streptomyces sp. B21-105 genomic region harbors:
- a CDS encoding carbohydrate ABC transporter permease, producing the protein MTTARRTSYGVKGAPYAFLVPAAVLFALFFALPIGYAVWLSFHKVRVSGLGLGAGARKEVWAGLENYTDALTDSELVHGALRVLGYGCIVVPVMLGLALLFALMLDSEKARLAPFTRLAIFLPYAIPGVVAALLWGFLYLPDVSPFYYVLGKLGLPQPDLLDGGPLYLALSNIAVWGGTGFNMIVIYTSLRAIPAEVHEAAKLDGATPLQTALRIKIPMVAPSLVLTFFFSIIATLQVFNEPTTLKPLTNSVSTTWSPLMKVHRDAFGTGDVYQAAAEAVIISLATLVLSFGFLRAANRRNRQEAAS; encoded by the coding sequence GTGACCACCGCACGCCGGACGTCGTACGGGGTCAAGGGCGCCCCGTACGCGTTCCTCGTCCCCGCCGCCGTCCTCTTCGCGCTGTTCTTCGCGCTCCCCATCGGGTACGCGGTCTGGCTCAGCTTCCACAAGGTGCGCGTCTCGGGCCTCGGCCTGGGCGCGGGCGCCCGCAAGGAGGTCTGGGCCGGCCTGGAGAACTACACCGACGCCCTCACCGACAGCGAGCTGGTCCACGGCGCGCTGCGCGTCCTCGGGTACGGCTGCATCGTCGTCCCCGTCATGCTGGGCCTGGCGCTGCTGTTCGCGCTGATGCTCGACTCCGAGAAGGCACGGCTCGCCCCGTTCACCCGGCTCGCGATCTTCCTGCCGTACGCCATTCCCGGCGTCGTGGCGGCGCTGCTGTGGGGCTTTCTGTACCTGCCGGACGTCAGCCCCTTCTACTACGTTCTCGGGAAGCTGGGCCTGCCGCAGCCGGACCTGCTGGACGGCGGTCCGCTCTACCTCGCCCTGTCGAACATCGCGGTCTGGGGCGGCACCGGCTTCAACATGATCGTCATCTACACCTCGTTGCGGGCCATCCCGGCCGAGGTGCACGAGGCGGCGAAGCTGGACGGTGCGACCCCGCTGCAGACCGCCCTGCGGATCAAGATCCCGATGGTGGCGCCCTCGCTGGTGCTGACCTTCTTCTTCTCGATCATCGCCACCCTCCAGGTGTTCAACGAGCCGACCACCCTCAAACCGCTCACCAACTCCGTGTCCACGACGTGGAGTCCGCTGATGAAGGTGCACCGGGACGCGTTCGGCACGGGTGACGTCTACCAGGCGGCCGCCGAGGCCGTGATCATCTCCCTGGCCACGCTGGTGCTGTCCTTCGGCTTCCTGCGGGCCGCGAACCGCCGTAACAGGCAGGAAGCGGCGTCATGA
- a CDS encoding carbohydrate ABC transporter permease: MSALAVHKAPSTAGATGAARGRPPLRGRIALIPTVTLLLGAVYCLLPVAWVVIASTKSGRELFSTFTFLPGTGFTDNLKDLNSYRDGVYWTWMGNSALYAGIGALLSTCVSAFSGYALAVYRFRGREPIFNILLAGVLMPPVILAVPQYLLLAQADLTDSYWSVLLPQILSPYGVYLARIYAAAAVPGDVVEAGRMDGASEWRIFSRIALPMMIPGLVTVFLFQFVAVWNNFLLPYIMLSDDERFPITLGLFTLLEQGANQPALYTLVITGAFLAVIPLVALFLVVQRFWSLDLLSGAVKS; the protein is encoded by the coding sequence ATGAGTGCACTCGCCGTCCACAAGGCCCCCTCCACGGCCGGCGCGACCGGCGCCGCGCGCGGGCGTCCGCCGCTGCGCGGCCGGATCGCCCTGATCCCCACGGTCACCCTGCTGCTGGGCGCCGTGTACTGCCTGCTGCCGGTCGCCTGGGTGGTCATCGCGTCCACCAAGTCCGGCCGTGAGCTGTTCTCCACGTTCACCTTCCTGCCGGGCACGGGTTTCACGGACAACCTCAAGGACCTCAACTCCTACCGCGACGGCGTGTACTGGACGTGGATGGGCAACTCCGCGCTGTACGCGGGGATCGGCGCGCTGCTGTCGACCTGCGTGTCGGCGTTCAGCGGCTACGCCCTCGCCGTGTACCGCTTCCGCGGCCGGGAGCCGATCTTCAACATCCTGCTCGCGGGTGTGCTGATGCCGCCGGTCATCCTGGCCGTCCCGCAGTACCTGCTGCTGGCCCAGGCCGACCTCACGGACTCGTACTGGTCCGTGCTGCTGCCGCAGATCCTGTCGCCCTACGGCGTCTATCTCGCCCGCATCTACGCGGCCGCGGCCGTGCCCGGCGACGTGGTGGAGGCCGGACGGATGGACGGCGCGAGCGAGTGGCGGATCTTCAGCCGGATCGCGCTGCCGATGATGATCCCCGGGCTGGTGACGGTGTTCCTGTTCCAGTTCGTGGCGGTGTGGAACAACTTCCTGCTGCCGTACATCATGCTCAGCGACGACGAGAGGTTCCCGATCACGCTCGGCCTGTTCACGCTGCTGGAGCAGGGGGCCAACCAGCCCGCGCTGTACACGCTGGTGATCACCGGCGCGTTCCTGGCCGTGATCCCGCTGGTGGCGCTGTTCCTGGTCGTCCAGCGGTTCTGGAGTCTTGATCTGCTGTCCGGAGCCGTAAAGTCATGA